The genomic interval TAGAGCCACTGCTCATCACAATCTCTCCTGGTTGGATCTGCCTGGTGGTTTTAACTACCCAGAAATCATGATTCCCTTTGCTGGGTTGAGACACATCTTTCCCTGCTTCTGCATCTGTAACACCTGCCAATATAAAGCCTCCATCATTAGTTTGAAATCCGGAACGTAAAACACTATAATGAAATAGACCATTTCCAGAAACAGGGTTCGCTTTAAAAGTTCTACTCCATTGTATTTGCCCACTCCCGGTAATTTTGAATAATTGGCTATAACGATTGTAGTGATCATCAGTAGCCTCACTCAATAACAAATATCCGCCATCATTGTCCTTGATAACATTCACACCTTCATTATAAATCACTGCATATCCGGCTGATAGATCCCATTGTTTAATGCCGGTACTAGTGATTTTTACAATCCAGTGTGAGCTGTAACTGGTACTGTAACTGGTACTAAGTGTGGTTTTATCTCCACTGATGCCTGATTCAGAAGTGCCTCCCAATAAATAGCCGCCATCACTGGTTTGTGTCAATGAAGTTAAATACTCATTATAGTCGCCCCCAAAGGATTTATCCCATTGTTTGGTGCATTGCTTGTTATTTTTACTATCCAGTAATCATCAGCCCCTTTATTGGCTGCAGTTTTATCCCCACTGATGCCTGAGTAAGAATGGCCTCCCACTAAAAAGCCGCCATCACTGGTTTGTATCAATGAAGTTAAGTCATCGAAACCGTCACCGCCAAAGGATTTATCCCATTGTTTGGTGCCATCGCTTGTTGTTTTTACTATCCAGTAATCTGAATCCCCTTTACTTGCCTGGCTTTTATCGCCCCCGACACCTGAATCGGAATGGCCTGCGAGTAGAAAACCACCATCACTGGTTTGTATCAATGAAGTTAAGTCATCGAAACCGTCACCGCCAAAGGATTTGTCCCATTGTTTGGTGCCATCGCTTGAAATCTTGACCACCCAGTAATCAATAGCCCCTTTATTGGCTGCAGTTTTATCCCCACTGATGCTTGAGTAAGAATGGCCTCCCACTAAAAAGCCGCCATCTGCGGTAGGTATGATTTTCTTAGCCCTATCTTCATTACTGCCTCCGAAGCGTTTATCCCACTCTTTTACAGGGGTAGCCTGTGCCTGTGCCAGGTCTATAATGAGGCTCAGTAAACAAACTGTGAACAGGCATACTTTTATCAGCAGGGCAGTAGTTGATGTTCTATAATTGGCAGCCTTGCCTGAGAAGTTAGTTGAAGTTGTTTTAATACTTTTTTGGGTAGAAGGATAGAGATACATATAGTAGGTAGTGTGTTAAAGGTTATACAATTGAGTTGATAATAAATTGATTGGTTTGTGCTGAATAATGCGTTTGAAGCATGGTTCAAAAGTAATGCATGCCCAAAAAAAGTGTTATTACATATGTTCCAATCTTTGTAACTCTCGTCCTATGGGTGTTTTTTTTCAACAATTCTGCTGTGTTTCTTCTAAAAATATGGCTTACATCAACCAACACTCCGGCACAAGTCGATTTTCTCGCATAGTAATGTGGTTTAAAGCGTGAAGGGAAAGGTGCACAACCAGACAGTGGTATATGGAAGCAGTAGCCAAGGATGAAATCACTCAGAGCCGCTATGAAAGGTACCTGAGTATGCTGGACGATTTGGATAATCGCAGATAGTTATTTAAATACTCATATACACAAAAGCCAGATAGTCTCCTACCTGGCTCTTGATTATAAGCATACAGTTGCTTTATCTGATCAATACGATTTTATTGGTAATGACTCTACCTGGAGTGCCCAAGCGTATAATGTAAACACCTTCCTGCTGTCCGTTAGGCTGCCATTCCAGACTTTTGGTTTCTCCAGCCTGCATTTCTCCGGCAAATACATCAGCCGCCTCTATGCCTTTGCTATCATAAATCTTTAGATTGACTGGCCCTGTTTGCTGTACAGTAAAGTTGAAAGTTATTCTCTCTCTGAAAGGATTAGGAAAAGCTTCCAGCTTCAGAAGTGTTTCTTGTGTATCTTCTACTGCTGTTTCTTCTGCTGCGAGTCTTGCTCCCACTGGCACATAAGAGATGTTAGCTACCCATCCCGGAGAAGTAGCTATAGCATCAGAGGTAAAGCGAAAAGTAAGACTTCCTCCTGAGGAAGTGATGATACCAGGACTGTTAGAACCTGTATATACCCCAATCAAAGGAGCTGAAGTGGAAGTGCCATTATAGATGTAGAGTTTGTCGTATATATTCTCTAATTGAAAAGAAGTGAAAGTGAGACGTAGTTTATAGCCGGCTCTGGCTGACAGCGTCTGAGTTACATTCAGATTGTCTTGATAATTGACCAAAAAACCGGGATCATAGTAAATATTACCAGAACTAACGCCAATAGATCCACTCCTCATCACAATCTCTCCTGGTTTGATTTTACGTATGGTTTTAACTACCCAGAAGTCATTCATACCTTTGCTTGGCTGGGAAATATCTCCTTCTACACCCAGATCTGTAAACCCTCCCATTACAATACTTCCATCCGATGTTTGAAACGCAGAAACCAGATAAGTCTTATGTACACCTCCTAGCTCATAACCACCAATGCCTCCCTTATAAAATGAAACCCACTGAGTCTTGCCATTTTTATCAATCTTTTTCAATTCGGCATAAATTTGATAATTAGCATCGGGAGAATAGGTATCATCCATTGTACTTAATATCAGATATCCACCGTCTGAATCTTTAATAAGATCTTGATGAAAACCAAATCCAGGGTAAATTTCCCATTGTAGTATTCCACTACCATCTGTTTTTACAATCCATTGTTTACCTTCATAAATCTCATCATAATGACCACCTAATAAATACCCTCCATCATCTGTTGCAAGTAGGGAAGAACAACCGTCATTGTCCAAACTCCCAAAACGTTTATCCCACAGTTTATGGCCGCTGGTATTTATTTTTATCATCCAATAATCTTTACCGCCCCAGCTAGGCTCTGTTTTCTCACCGCTTACACCTGAATTAGACGAACCAGCAAGCATATAATTTCCATCTGTAGTCATAATCATAGCACCTAGAAAATCCCCTGCTGAACCCCCAAAACGTCTATCCCATTGTTTAGCACCAGTGCTGGTAATTTTAATAATCCAGTAATCACTCCCTCCTCTGCTTGCTTCGCTTTTATCGCCGCCTGTATCCGAGTTAGAATAACCGCCTAATAAGTATCCTCCATCTGCTGTTTGTACCACCGCCCGCAATCCATCGTTACCTGTACCTCCGAAGCGTTTATCCCATTGTTTGATGCCACCGCTCGAGATTTTTATGACCC from Rhodocytophaga rosea carries:
- a CDS encoding CUB domain-containing protein, with product MLQKHDSPQTNQLYNHLTHTYYMYLYLSTPKKINITPTKHLGKPAVYRTSATAFLIKVCLLTACIISLITDLIQAQGEKLWDRRFGGSNDDKIAKVIPTKDGGYLLAGNSYSGISGDKSETSRGRMDYWIVKIRAAGDKEWDRRFGGNLDDELRSVIQTSDGGFLLVGNSYSGTGGDKTEASRGGQDGWVIKISSGGIKQWDKRFGGTGNDGLRAVVQTADGGYLLGGYSNSDTGGDKSEASRGGSDYWIIKITSTGAKQWDRRFGGSAGDFLGAMIMTTDGNYMLAGSSNSGVSGEKTEPSWGGKDYWMIKINTSGHKLWDKRFGSLDNDGCSSLLATDDGGYLLGGHYDEIYEGKQWIVKTDGSGILQWEIYPGFGFHQDLIKDSDGGYLILSTMDDTYSPDANYQIYAELKKIDKNGKTQWVSFYKGGIGGYELGGVHKTYLVSAFQTSDGSIVMGGFTDLGVEGDISQPSKGMNDFWVVKTIRKIKPGEIVMRSGSIGVSSGNIYYDPGFLVNYQDNLNVTQTLSARAGYKLRLTFTSFQLENIYDKLYIYNGTSTSAPLIGVYTGSNSPGIITSSGGSLTFRFTSDAIATSPGWVANISYVPVGARLAAEETAVEDTQETLLKLEAFPNPFRERITFNFTVQQTGPVNLKIYDSKGIEAADVFAGEMQAGETKSLEWQPNGQQEGVYIIRLGTPGRVITNKIVLIR